From Lasioglossum baleicum unplaced genomic scaffold, iyLasBale1 scaffold0039, whole genome shotgun sequence, a single genomic window includes:
- the LOC143219525 gene encoding uncharacterized protein LOC143219525, which yields MGDLPSVRVTRAERAFLHCGVDYAGPIPVRTTSGRGHKSTKGYIALFICMTTRAVHIELVGSYTTAAFLACYDRFSSRRGLPIAMYSDNGTNFQGADKEMTAAFRAATRDTTWRKKLATDHVAWHFIPPSAPHFGGLWEAGIRSLKYHFKRVIGANTLTFEELTTVLCQIEACMNSRPIAPSSDNIDDYTVLTPGHFLIGTAITTVPSETLLDVSDSRLSRWQLLKKLYESIWKAWSTDYLHALQQRTKWRTATHLATVGRIVLLRNALAPPCKWELARIIKCHPGTDGITRVVTVKTANSEYKRPIVKLCFLPVEINEELSRETKNVPATQTCKMPTN from the coding sequence ATGGGAGATCTTCCGTCGGTGCGCGTGACTCGTGCCGAACGAGCGTTTTTACATTGCGGAGTAGATTATGCCGGCCCGATCCCGGTCCGAACAACCTCCGGACGCGGACATAAGTCAACGAAAGGATATATCGCATTGTTCATTTGTATGACAACTCGCGCCGTGCACATCGAACTTGTGGGGTCATACACCACCGCTGCGTTTTTGGCGTGTTACGATCGATTCAGCTCGCGTCGCGGTCTGCCAATCGCAATGTATAGCGACAACGGCACGAACTTTCAGGGTGCCGATAAAGAAATGACCGCTGCCTTTCGAGCCGCGACACGAGACACAACGTGGCGAAAAAAACTCGCGACCGATCACGTCGCCTGGCATTTTATTCCCCCGTCCGCTCCGCATTTCGGCGGACTATGGGAAGCTGGGATTCGGAGTTTAAAATATCATTTCAAACGAGTAATTGGCGCGAACACGCTCACATTTGAAGAGCTGACCACAGTCTTATGCCAAATCGAAGCATGTATGAACTCCCGTCCGATCGCCCCGTCGTCGGACAATATCGACGATTACACCGTGCTCACGCCCGGTCACTTCCTTATCGGCACCGCGATTACTACAGTGCCGTCCGAGACTCTGTTGGATGTAAGTGATTCGCGACTGAGTCGGtggcaattattgaaaaaattgtatgaaaGCATTTGGAAAGCGTGGTCAACTGACTACCTTCACGCGTTGCAACAACGCACGAAATGGCGTACCGCGACTCACCTCGCGACGGTGGGTCGAATCGTTCTACTTCGAAACGCCCTCGCGCCTCCATGCAAATGGGAACTTGCGCGGATCATTAAATGTCATCCCGGAACAGACGGTATTACACGCGTCGTGACTGTTAAAACCGCTAACTCGGAATACAAACGCCCGATCGTGAAGCTCTGCTTCCTTCCCGTTGAAATCAATGAGGAGCTTTCTCGCGAAACAAAAAATGTACCCGCGACGCAAACATGTAAAATGCCGACGAATTGA
- the LOC143219526 gene encoding uncharacterized protein LOC143219526, giving the protein MADLKALLRQQIDASRVVERALDNFKRIGKNNLTAATEIATVVKEDERSKLEYFTKDRFTDLHKIYVVTSDFMADALSQLKTTDQEQPAAGSAVTESDEQLGADGNRLPEMNLPHFSGAISNTSQCPKFSELDTFLKSRVRALRTIEQSMSEEASGTLANSGAKSNRVRSTSLHGAAVAKSVCELCKAHHTLGQCSSFKTKSAAQRFDFVKETNRCVNCLSPHHATRKCTSSYNCTICNKRHHTLLHFNDAPSSNTTSRTKSVDHNVTTLVASCSVPRITASQQVLLATAWIELRSSSGRSEKIRALLDQGSVVSIISENVAQRLRLPRSRVAVSITGIGNNAVTCRSTTTFTVASCQTDAVYSFTAYVLSSLSNYLPIRVNTNPQLSHIRDLALADENPFSADPIELIIGADHYGLLLLDGLRKGKVNEPTAQNTTLGWILSGPVPSSATRAPAAFATFHCNVSANLDTELRRFWEVEELPNVTRLSPAELKCEEHFQRTHSRTSTGQYVVRLPFTEGPPINIGPSLSAATTMFKRQENRLQRNPEHYAEYSKFLSEYEALGHMVEITESAPVPSNQIVYVPHHAVIREHSATTRLRVVFNASAKTGNGTSLNDHLLIGPKLQTDLSAVLLRWRRYQYVFTADIAKMYRQIRVDSRDVDYQRILWRSSPSAPLQHFRLLTVTYGTAPAPFLALRVLQQLAQDEGSKYPLATSVLRDQIYVDDCVFGADDPHLARQIRDQVTALLREGGFTLRKWASNDSSLLADIDPTDHGLAVNKPLSPDENLKVLGITWNLETDSFRFEVIITPAIPKTKREILSTIARFYDPLGWVAPVVIVAKILMQRLWLQNCDWDDAIPTELCETWTTYCTQLPLLRSMVLPRWTGHAAQNGHVELHGFADASQSAYAAVVYSRVTTKKGNIVVSLLAAKSKVAPLKSLSIPRLELCGVLLLARLMAFIQTSFGDVQCEVHGWTDSTITLAWISQPPSRWKTFVANRVADIQQLLPHCQWHHVQSEENPADCASRGMNVPQFLNHSLWWNGPTWLHLPPTSWPCVAPSFDATTSLEGSCGPRPTFRGSSYAIFQLAQTTSCNSIFITVYLQTPIISYSYEISVLKKGQVFGEVLRCQCIAPGGDS; this is encoded by the exons ATGGCAGACCTCAAGGCGTTGCTTCGACAACAAATAGATGCCTCTCGTGTTGTTGAGCGTGCCCTCGACAATTTTAAAAGGATCGGCAAAAACAATTTAACTGCCGCTACG GAAATAGCCACTGTGGTCAAGGAGGATGAGCGGTCCAAGCTGGAATATTTCACCAAGGATCGTTTCACGGACTTGCACAAAATTTACGTGGTAACATCCGACTTTATGGCGGACGCGCTCTCCCAATTGAAGACAACAGACCAGGAGCAGCCCGCTGCCGGAAGTGCCGTCACAGAATCGGATGAGCAGTTAGGAGCCGACGGGAATCGCCTACCTGAGATGAACCTCCCGCACTTTTCGGGAGCCATCA GTAATACTTCACAATGCCCGAAATTTAGTGAACTTGATACGTTTTTGAAATCTCGAGTGCGCGCGTTACGAACTATCGAGCAGTCTATGTCGGAAGAAGCATCGGGCACTCTTGCGAATTCTGGAGCAAAATCGAATCGTGTTCGTTCCACGTCTTTACATGGCGCCGCGGTTGCAAAGAGTGTGTGCGAATTATGCAAAGCGCATCATACGCTCGGACAATGCTCCTCCTTCAAGACCAAATCTGCCGCACAACGATTCGATTTCGTGAAGGAAACGAACCGATGCGTCAATTGCTTAAGTCCGCATCATGCAACCAGAAAATGTACCAGTTCGTATAATTGTACCATTTGTAATAAGCGACATCATACCCTGCTACACTTCAACGACGCACCTTCGAGTAATACCACGTCACGAACCAAATCGGTAGACCATAACGTCACCACTCTCGTCGCGTCGTGCTCCGTTCCTCGAATCACCGCATCGCAACAAGTATTGCTCGCGACGGCATGGATCGAACTGCGATCCTCATCGGGACGTTCCGAAAAAATTCGCGCCCTACTCGATCAGGGTTCGGTCGTATCAATAATTTCGGAAAACGTGGCTCAACGGTTACGACTTCCGCGTTCTCGCGTCGCAGTGAGTATTACCGGAATCGGAAATAATGCAGTTACATGTCGTTCGACAACAACATTTACCGTCGCGTCCTGCCAAACCGATGCAGTCTACTCCTTCACTGCCTACGTTTTGAGCTCCTTGTCAAACTACCTCCCTATTCGCGTAAATACCAATCCCCAGCTCTCGCACATTCGAGATCTGGCATTGGCGGACGAAAACCCTTTTAGTGCCGACCCAATAGAACTAATTATCGGTGCCGATCACTACGGATTACTTCTATTGGATGGGTTACGAAAGGGAAAAGTGAATGAACCTACGGCTCAGAACACAACCTTAGGCTGGATTCTTTCCGGTCCCGTTCCATCGTCAGCGACCAGGGCTCCTGCCGCCTTCGCAACATTCCACTGTAACGTTTCCGCGAATTTAGATACCGAACTTCGACGATTTTGGGAAGTAGAGGAGTTGCCGAATGTCACGCGTCTCTCCCCCGCCGAGTTAAAATGTGAGGAGCATTTTCAACGTACGCATTCTCGAACTTCGACGGGACAATACGTTGTTCGATTGCCCTTTACCGAAGGGCCACCCATTAATATCGGACCTTCGCTTTCCGCGGCGACGACAATGTTTAAACGGCAGGAGAATCGTCTGCAGCGAAACCCGGAGCACTATGCGGAATACTCGAAATTCTTATCCGAATACGAGGCACTCGGACACATGGTCGAAATTACAGAATCGGCTCCGGTCCCGTCAAATCAAATCGTGTATGTTCCACATCACGCGGTCATTCGTGAGCATAGCGCCACAACCCGTCTCCGAGTTGTTTTCAATGCATCTGCAAAAACGGGAAATGGTACTTCGTTAAACGATCACCTCTTGATCGGGCCCAAATTACAAACGGATTTATCCGCTGTCCTTCTACGATGGCGCCGTTATCAATATGTCTTTACAGCCGACATTGCAAAGATGTACCGGCAAATACGGGTCGATTCTAGAGACGTTGACTATCAACGGATTCTGTGGCGATCCTCTCCATCGGCTCCACTTCAGCATTTCCGACTGTTGACCGTTACATACGGTACGGCTCCCGCACCCTTTCTCGCGTTGCGCGTGCTCCAACAACTCGCGCAGGACGAAGGATCGAAATATCCTCTCGCGACGTCAGTTCTTCGCGATCAAATTTACGTGGATGATTGCGTGTTCGGCGCAGACGATCCACATCTAGCGAGACAAATTCGCGACCAAGTCACTGCATTGTTAAGAGAAGGGGGGTTTACATTGCGAAAATGGGCCAGTAATGACTCTTCATTACTTGCCGATATTGATCCCACGGATCACGGTCTTGCCGTCAATAAGCCGCTGTCACCCGATGAGAATTTGAAGGTCCTCGGAATCACTTGGAATCTCGAGACCGATTCTTTTCGTTTTGAGGTCATAATTACTCCTGCTATTCCGAAAACGAAACGGGAGATCCTGTCGACTATCGCGCGATTTTATGATCCACTCGGATGGGTCGCTCCTGTCGTCATTGTAGCTAAAATTCTAATGCAACGCTTATGGTTGCAAAATTGCGATTGGGACGACGCAATCCCCACCGAGCTGTGCGAAACATGGACAACGTATTGTACCCAACTTCCGCTCCTCCGCTCTATGGTTTTACCGCGATGGACAGGACACGCCGCGCAAAATGGCCACGTAGAATTGCACGGTTTTGCGGACGCTTCTCAAAGCGCCTACGCAGCCGTAGTGTACTCTAGAGTTACTACGAAAAAGGGAAATATCGTCGTGTCTCTTCTCGCGGCGAAATCTAAAGTGGCTCCGCTCAAATCATTATCCATTCCACGACTTGAGCTATGCGGAGTTTTGCTTCTGGCTCGCTTGATGGCGTTTATACAAACATCGTTTGGGGACGTTCAATGCGAGGTGCATGGCTGGACCGATTCCACAATCACCCTCGCTTGGATAAGTCAACCGCCATCTCGCTGGAAGACGTTTGTCGCAAACCGAGTCGCGGACATTCAACAACTCTTGCCGCATTGTCAATGGCATCACGTGCAGTCCGAAGAAAATCCCGCCGACTGTGCCTCGCGCGGAATGAATGTACCGCAATTTTTGAACCACTCATTATGGTGGAATGGCCCAACGTGGCTTCACTTACCCCCGACCTCATGGCCTTGTGTCGCACCTTCCTTCGATGCTACAACTTCATTAGAAGGTTCATGTGGCCCCCGCCCCACCTTCAGGGGATCTAGCTATGCGATTTTCCAGCTGGCCCAAACTACTTCGTGTAACAGCATATTTATTACGGTTTATCTCCAAACTCCGATCATCTCGTATTCGTACGAGATCAGTGTCCTTAAAAAAGGACAGGTATTCGGCGAAGTTCTCAGGTGCCAATGCATTGCTCCCGGGGGAGATTCATAA